Within the Pelagovum pacificum genome, the region GGACGGGGCCGTTGACGGAAGACGAAGCAGACGGCGGAACGCAGTCCGCTGTCGCCCGACAGGACAGAGCGGACCTTGCCCGTGCGCCCGTCGGTGTAATCCCCGTAGGCGATCAGCGAGACCGAAGCCCCCTCCTCACCCCACCAGAAATCTCGGGAATGGTCGATGTTCGGGACGTCGGCGGTCGTGGTGGTCACTGGGGCGTGTCCTGTCTTGAGTAGGGGTAGCTATGTCAAAAGCTAGTCCCTGCACCGCAGGTTCCAACCCGGAGCATCGCGCCGGGAGGATTCTTCATCGCACAGATTGGTTGCCCTGCCCAAAGGCTACGCGCCTCATGGCTCGCGCAGCGCCTCGCTGGAGCGGTAGAGCGGCTTCGTCAGGTAATCCAGCACGGTCTTGGAGCCGGTGTGAAGCTCGACCGTCGCCTGCATCCCCGGCCGGAGCTCGATGTCAGCCTGCCGGGGCGTGAGGGCGTCGCGGTCGATGGCGACGGTAACCCGGTAGTGGGCGTCCGCCTCGGGCCGCCTCTCATCCTTGAACGTGTCGGCCGACACCATCTCCACCGTGCCCGAGAGCGATCCGTGGATCGTGTAGTCGTAGGCCGTCAGCTTGATCGTGGCATTCTGGCCCGCCACGACATGGGCGATGTCCTTCGGCGCGACCTGCGCTTCGATATAGACGTCGTCGCCGGCGGGAATGATCTCGAAGATCTCCTCGCCGGGCCGGATGACGCCCCCGATGGTGGAGACACCCACCGCGTTGACGATGCCGCGCATCGGCGAGCGGATGACCGTCCGCTCGAGCTGATCCTGCACGAGCCGCAGCTCCTGCTTCAGCGTCGCAAGCTCAAGTAGCACTTCGGAATAGGCGGTCGCTTCGTCCAGCTCGTAGCTGGTGACGATCTCGTTCACCCGGTTCTCGGCGTCGGAGTTCGCCTTGCGCGCCTGCGTCACTTCCAGCAGCGCGACGATCTCGCGGTTGTAGAGGTCTTCGAGCGTGTCGAGCTCGCGCGCGGTTTCGGCCTGCACCCGGCGCGCACCCTCGACGCGGCTGGTATAGTCCGACTGGCGCGCATTGAGGAGCGCTCGCTCGGAGGCGACGATCTCCGGCGACGTCTCCGTGTAGGCGGCAGGGAGTTCGAAATCGAACTGGCCGGCCATCTCGGCCTCAAGCCGGAGACGGCGGATGTCGGCGGCGACGATCTGCTCGGAGAGGTCGTCCACGCGGGTCGAGAAGGTCGTCCCGCGCAGCCGGGCCAGCACGTCGCCCGCTTCCACGAGGTCACCCTCGTTGACGACCAGCTCGCCGAGGATGCCGCCTTCGAGGTTCTGGATGATCTGCGGTCGTGCGCCACTGACCACTTCACCCGAGCCCCGGACGATCTCGTCCAGCGAGGCGAACTTCGCCCAGCCGAGGAACAGCACCACCGTGGCGCAGACGATCCAGATCAGCGTCGACGCGCCGCGCGTCGCGCCGCGAAGGTCGGTGTCGATTGCAGCCATCAGCCCTGTCCCCCGGTCTTGCGCGACTGCAGGTGCGCCAGCACTTCGTCCCGCGGTCCGTCCACTGCCAGCCGGCCCTGCTGAAGGATCAGCGTCCGCGTGCAGAGCTGCAGGATCGGCACCCGGTGCGTCGCAATCACGGTGGTCCGCCCCTCGAGCCATGTGTGCAGGCGGCTCACCAGCGTCGCCTCGAGCGTGGTGTCGAGCGCGGCGGTCGGTTCGTCCAGCAGGCAGATCGGCGGATCCTGCAGCCACAGCCGCGCCCAGCCGAGCGACTGACGCTGGCCGATCGACAGCCCCTCGCCCCCGTCCCGAAGTTCGAGGTCCAGTCCCTTGGGATGGTTGCGCACGAACGGACCAAGCCCTGCGAAGTCGAGTGCGGCCAACAGGCGGTCGTCGTCCCGCTCCAGCAGGGTGAGGTTGAGGTTCTCGCGCAGGGTGCCGGCGAACAGCCGGACGTCCTGACCGAGGTAGCCGATACCCCGCCGCAGGTCCTTGGGCATCACCTGCCCCATGTCGACACCGTCGATCAGCACCCGGCCCTTGGTCGGCTTGTAGAGGCCCGACAGCAGTTTCAGCAGCGTCGACTTGCCCGACCCGTTCTGGCCGAGGATGGCGAGCCGCTGGCCCGGCGCGATCTTGATGGCCGGGATGTCGAGCGACTGTCCGCCTTCAGGATCGTAGGTGAAACCGATCTCGCGCAGCTCGTAGCCGCCCTTCAGCGTCGGGCGGCGCAGGTAGGAGCGGTCCTCTTCCCGGTCCTGCGGCGCATCGACCACGCCGTCGAGCGCTTCGAGTGCGGCCTTCACGTTCGACCAGCGCGACAGCGTGCCGGCCAGCTGCGTCATCGGCCCCAGCGTGCGGGAGGTCAGGATGCCGACGGCGATGATCGTGCCGACCGTGTATTCGCCTTCGAAGACCAGGTAGGTGCCGACGACCACGGCACTGACGTAGGTCGCCTGCTGCACGCCCTGCGCCCAGCTCGTCAGCATCGAGGCAAGTTTGCGCTGCCCGGACGTCGCAACGGAAGACAGTCCCGTCGTCTCGTTCCACAGGCGCCGGAAGCGGTCTTCGCCCCGCTGCGTCTTGATCGTGTCCGCCTCGTAGATCGCTTCATGCAGGATACGGTTCGACCGGGAGGACGCGCCCTGCGTCTCCTGCGTCAGCGTCATCATCCGTTTCTGCAGGAAGAGCGAGGGCAGCACCATCAGGATGCCGCCAGCCATCAGGACCCAGACGATATTGCCGCCGATCGACGCGACGAGTGCGAGGAACAGCACGAAAAACGGCAGGTCGGCGAGCGAGCCGATGGTCGAGGCGGTGAAGAACTCGCGGATGGAGCTGAACTCCCGCACCGCGGAGAAGGTGTTGTTCGGCGAATGGCCTTCCAGCCCGCGCCTCATGCCGAGCAGGCGGTCCATCAGCATCGACTGGATCCGCATCTCGATCTGCCGGCCCGCGCCGTCCATCAGACGCGCCCGCGCGATCCGCAGCGACGCTTCCATGATGAGCGCGATGAACGCCCCGATGGCGAGCACCCACAGGGTCGAGGTCGACTGGTGCGGGATCACCCGGTCGTAGACCTGAAGCGAAAACAGCGCGACGGCCGCCGCGAGCAGGTTCGCCACGAGCGAGCCGAGTGCGATCTCGGCGAAGTAGCGGCGCATACCCGCAAGCTCGCTCCAGAACCAGTGTGCGCTCTTCTTCTTGGCACCGTGCCGACGGGAGAGTTCTTCGAGCGCGACCTGCGCGGTCAGGGCGGTACCGCTAAAATGGGGGGCGAATTCCTCCATCTCGACCTCGGCCCGGTCGTCGGGGCAGGTCGTGTCGTAGATCTCGAGCGTGGTGCCGTCCTGGCGGAGAACCAGCAGCATCTGCCCGCTCGTCATCTGGACGAGCGCGGGCCAGAGCTGGGGCGCAGGCTTTGCCTTGCTCAGCACCCGGACCGAAAGGCCCGCATCGCCAAGCGCGCGCGCGATATCACCGGGCCCCGCATCAGCGTCGGCATCGAGCGCCAGCTGTTCGAGCAGGTCGGCGCGGACGAGATCGGTGCCGAGAAGCGAGGCATAGGTGACGGCGAGGTCCGCGCGGCGCTGCGTGCGTTCGGAGTACCGGGTGTCTGGCCGGGCGGCGGCGGCCGCTTCCGTCCCGTCTTCGACCGGTTCGACCGGTTTGAGGGTCGCGCCACGGGTCGAGGCGAGGTCGAAGGCGATCACGGGTCCACCGGTCATATCTTGTCTCCGTCCACCAGTGCGCCGACCGCTTCCGCGATCCGTGCCCGGGTCAGCGCGACATCGTAGCGGAGGGCGACGGCCTCCCGCTCGGTGCGCACGCGGGTCTCGAAAATGCCCACCACTTCGGGAACCGAGCGGCGGCCGGCGTCGAGTTGCGCGGCAAACAGCTCCCAGTTTTCGGCGGCGGCGCGGGCGTTGTCCTGCGCCTCCGCCGCCTGCCGCTCGAGCGAGGCGAGCTCGCCCGACAGCTGGCTGATGCGGCGGTTTGCGGTTTCCTGCGCCTCGCCGACGCGGCCCTGGGCGGCTTCACGGGTCGCCTCCAGCGCCTGTAGGCGGCTGCCGAGCCCGAAGCCGATCCCGTCGCCCCCGGCGACGAGGCCACCGGAATTGCCATCCGACGAGATCGTTCCGGTCGCGTTGAGGCCGGGCAGTTGTCCGGCGCGGGCGGCCGCGGCTTCGGCCACGGCGCGGCTTGCCTCGGCCTGTGCCTTCAGCACGTCGAGTGGGACGGCAAGCGGATCGGGCTGGCTGACCGGCGACACACCGCTGAGGTTCTGGACCGGCACGGCGGCCATCGCCTGAAGTTCGTTCATCGCGGTCGCGGCGGTCTCGAGATCGGCGGCGATCTCGGAGCGCATCCGGTCGACCTTCTGCGCAACGAGCTGCTGGTCCGCGCGGTCGGAAATGCCCGCCGCCATGCGCTCGTCCATCACGTAGAGAAACCGCTCCATCCGGCCGAGCGAGTTCTGCGAGACCGCGGCGCGCTCACGCGCGGCCTCGGCCCGCAGGTACAGCTCGAGCGCGGTGAGCACGCGTTCGTTGGTGTCCTGCGCGAGCGCGACGGCGGCGACTTCGACATCGGCACGGGCATAGTCGCGTTCCGCGATCTTGCCGCCGTTGTCGAACAGCACCGCGTCGACCACGAGGGAAGACACGACATCACCGAGCGAGGACAGGCTGATCTGCGGC harbors:
- a CDS encoding HlyD family efflux transporter periplasmic adaptor subunit translates to MAAIDTDLRGATRGASTLIWIVCATVVLFLGWAKFASLDEIVRGSGEVVSGARPQIIQNLEGGILGELVVNEGDLVEAGDVLARLRGTTFSTRVDDLSEQIVAADIRRLRLEAEMAGQFDFELPAAYTETSPEIVASERALLNARQSDYTSRVEGARRVQAETARELDTLEDLYNREIVALLEVTQARKANSDAENRVNEIVTSYELDEATAYSEVLLELATLKQELRLVQDQLERTVIRSPMRGIVNAVGVSTIGGVIRPGEEIFEIIPAGDDVYIEAQVAPKDIAHVVAGQNATIKLTAYDYTIHGSLSGTVEMVSADTFKDERRPEADAHYRVTVAIDRDALTPRQADIELRPGMQATVELHTGSKTVLDYLTKPLYRSSEALREP
- a CDS encoding TolC family protein — protein: MTRVEGQGGHVRATWNGKQLAVILAVGALLSGCAAIPGPGEMVAATRDRVGFGRDDAEAQPVPASATANPAALDANMADGTASETIEGLLTRRTVLQPGPLASVADAVLAANSRTAEAELRAATLRAEAAQLNWLPTLGPQISLSSLGDVVSSLVVDAVLFDNGGKIAERDYARADVEVAAVALAQDTNERVLTALELYLRAEAARERAAVSQNSLGRMERFLYVMDERMAAGISDRADQQLVAQKVDRMRSEIAADLETAATAMNELQAMAAVPVQNLSGVSPVSQPDPLAVPLDVLKAQAEASRAVAEAAAARAGQLPGLNATGTISSDGNSGGLVAGGDGIGFGLGSRLQALEATREAAQGRVGEAQETANRRISQLSGELASLERQAAEAQDNARAAAENWELFAAQLDAGRRSVPEVVGIFETRVRTEREAVALRYDVALTRARIAEAVGALVDGDKI
- a CDS encoding type I secretion system permease/ATPase; amino-acid sequence: MTGGPVIAFDLASTRGATLKPVEPVEDGTEAAAAARPDTRYSERTQRRADLAVTYASLLGTDLVRADLLEQLALDADADAGPGDIARALGDAGLSVRVLSKAKPAPQLWPALVQMTSGQMLLVLRQDGTTLEIYDTTCPDDRAEVEMEEFAPHFSGTALTAQVALEELSRRHGAKKKSAHWFWSELAGMRRYFAEIALGSLVANLLAAAVALFSLQVYDRVIPHQSTSTLWVLAIGAFIALIMEASLRIARARLMDGAGRQIEMRIQSMLMDRLLGMRRGLEGHSPNNTFSAVREFSSIREFFTASTIGSLADLPFFVLFLALVASIGGNIVWVLMAGGILMVLPSLFLQKRMMTLTQETQGASSRSNRILHEAIYEADTIKTQRGEDRFRRLWNETTGLSSVATSGQRKLASMLTSWAQGVQQATYVSAVVVGTYLVFEGEYTVGTIIAVGILTSRTLGPMTQLAGTLSRWSNVKAALEALDGVVDAPQDREEDRSYLRRPTLKGGYELREIGFTYDPEGGQSLDIPAIKIAPGQRLAILGQNGSGKSTLLKLLSGLYKPTKGRVLIDGVDMGQVMPKDLRRGIGYLGQDVRLFAGTLRENLNLTLLERDDDRLLAALDFAGLGPFVRNHPKGLDLELRDGGEGLSIGQRQSLGWARLWLQDPPICLLDEPTAALDTTLEATLVSRLHTWLEGRTTVIATHRVPILQLCTRTLILQQGRLAVDGPRDEVLAHLQSRKTGGQG